The genomic interval GAACGAGAACTTATTGGGGAATGCGAAGCGACAGGCTATGCGCAGAACTATGGAATCACGCGAACAGAAGCTTCCGGAAGGTTGGACCGAAGCGAGTCCAGGAGGGTTAGCAACTAACCCTGACCCCTCACCGGGGGAATCATCGATAGAGCTATCGTCGATTAAGAGGTACCATGGCTAGTGTTGCATTTCACTTAGAGGGAAAGCTCTGTACGTAGAGGTATCCCCAACCGTTATCTCCAGTGCTCGTCCGTACTCAAGCAGTTCCTGAACATGTCATCGTTGACCCCGTGAGACACATGCCAAGACTATGGTCCACGGCGTGGTCCCTAGGCCTCACGAGTAGTTCTCAGGCGACCAGCACGCGAAAGCTGTACCTCCAGCATCTGGACAGCTTTTATCGGTACTGTGACGAACGCTTCGGTGCCGACGCCTTCGACGAGGGTATGAGCACTCGGGACGCTGAGGGCGTGATGCTCATGGTGGAGTCGTTCTATCTAACGACAACCTCCGACCCGGCCTACAACACGACTGATGTTCAGCGGTGGGGCGTAGTCAGAGCATTCGTGCAATCGCTGGCCAAACGCTTAGCGCCTAGTAACCCAGAGTGGGCCGCAGCTGCTTCTATGCTGGCAGCCATGGGCAGGATGCGCGCCCCCCGTCTCGGTGGCTTCCGCTTCATTCGTGCGCTGCCGAAAACAACGCTGCTGGACCTCCTTGAGGTAGCGCATCCCAGCTCGCCTCGAAATCCTTTCAAGGGGTATCAAACGCGCGTGCGGAACTGGCTCATCGTCAACCTAATGCTGCTGGCTGGGCTCCGTCGTGGCGAAGCACTGCTGTTGGCCTGTGACTCCTTGAAGGAAGACGTGGACCCGGAGTCAGGAGAGGTGGTTCGTTGGCTTGACATCACCACGGTGTTCGAGAACGATCCGAGGTCGACCACGCCACGCATCAAAACTCTGGAATCCCACAGGCAAATTCCGGTGTCAGAGGACTTAGCTCTGCTCTACCAGCACTTCGCCGCCGAGCATCGACCTACCGATGCCGGACATGGTTTCCTACTGACCACCAAGGCGGGGGCCCCGCTCTCTGCCGAGGCACTAAGTAAGGTCTTCAGGAAACTGACGGATGCCCTGGCACCCGAGGCAATCCAAAGCCTCTTCGATAGATCTGGCGGCAAGACGAACATTTCGCCTCACGACCTGCGACACACCTGCGCCACGGCCAGATACACGATGTTTATGGAGCTGAACCCCGACCGCGAGTTGGCAATCCAACGGATGCGGGCGTTCTTCGGATGGTCAGCGAGGTCAGCCATGCCTGAGCACTACGCACGTGCGGCGATTCAGGACGACTTGATGCAAGCATGGAACACACTGTTTGCTGAAAAGACTAGTCTTATGCGGGGGATTTCTGCGTGAACCACGCCATTGAAATCGCCCTCCCGCAACCTCAGTCCGAGCATGGTGGGAAATCTCCCTTGGACTGGAAGTGGCCCGCTGCCCCCGCGTTGATGACCCTTTTCGACAAGTATTCCGGACGGGAGTCGGTGGTGAGGTTGGCGGACCGTCACTGGGAGGTCTTTGCAGCTGGCAGCACGGTACGGCTGGAGTTCGCCGAGGGTCAAGTTGGCGAATTACAGCGAGCGCTTGTTCTGCTGACACGACGGGCGTCCTCCCCAGCACCATTCCGGACCTTCGCCAACGTCCTCATAGCCAAATGGCCAGCCATCTTGGAACTGCTCGCTACCCCTGCGGAAAAGCTGCGAGAGACCTGGACCACTGTGCTGAGCCACCCGCTGGAGACGAACGTCGCGAAGGCCGTGTTGAAGCTAGCTTGCAAGGCTGGCGCCGGCCACTGGCGAGCAGTTCACATGCCTCTCGTGAAGAGCTTGGACACCTTCGTGAAGGAAGGCCTCCGGCAGAACAAGCGAAGCATAGGCAAGAGAGAGCGTGTGGCTTCCGTTGACGCCCAGGCAGCTATTGTTCGAGTTCTGGATGCGGCGGCGAGCGAGGACGACTTGACCGACAGACAGGTGGAGGGCGCTGTCGCACTGCTTATCACCTACCAACACGGTATGCGACCAGTTCAGGCGCTGTGCCTCGACGTGACGCATGTCCGCTTCTTCCGTGATGCAAGCGACGACCTTGCTTGCGTGCTCTCGTTCCATGCTGCAAAGCAAACACCAGGCAACGAATTCGAGTTGCTACGCCAAGTCAAACCGGAGTGGGTTCCGCTCGTCGCGAGGCTGCACGCGACGGCGCTCGCTCACGGGCGGCTGCGGCTATTCAACGCAACCGGACCAATTACCTTCTGGGACAGGGCAGTGGTTCTCTGTAAGCGGTTCTCCGTGCAACTGGACAGCACGGCGCGCTCGCTCCGTCACACCGGGGCGCAAACGCTCGCCGATGCGGGGCATGATAGGGCTAGCATCCAAGCGTTCCTCGGCCACAAGAGCGCAGAGGCCGCGTCGCACTACATCCGGGCAAGCTTCAAGCAAGCCGAGCTCATCAACACGGCGCTCGGTGCGTCGAAACTCTACAACAGCCTCTTGGACATATCGACCGGCAGTTTCGTCTCAGCCGACGAGATACAGCTGGCTCCTGAGGACCAGCAGATTGGCGCTGTGGTGGGGTATCGGCTGGTTGCTGGCGTGGGACTGTGCAAAGCGGGTCAGAGCAGCTGCGCCTACAACCCGGTGACGTCTTGCTATGGCTGTCCGAAGTTCATGCCATCCCTAGACCGGGAATCCCACGTCGAAGCTATCGAAGGGATGCGCGACCAAGTCCGCCTGTACCTAAAGCAGGGAATCTCCGATGAGACGCCGGCCTACCGGCAACTCACGCGCGCGCTGGCGGGGGCGCAGCAGGCGTTAACCCTGATTGATGACCGACCCAAGAACCACGGATGACCATCCACATCCTCTCGCCTCAACTGACGCCACCGCCGCAGGCCTATCTGAGCTTCATCGACCGGATGCGTCGTGTCGCTTCATCGCACGGACTTGACTGGCACATCGAACTCGACAGCAACGGCGCCGCCACGTCTAACACGGACTGGGACTTACGCAAGTTGAACAAAAGCCATGACCTCCACGTCCCTGGAAGTTGTGGCTTTGCGGTGTCGCGCGACCTGACCGCGATGGCGGCCTCAACTGGATGGCACCCCAGCCAATTGCCGGAAGGCGCGGTGCTCGGTGAAGACGTGCAGGACTTCATCAAAGCCCTAATCGTCGAGCACTGCAGCAGCGGCCGCTCGACCGGCGACACACAACAAATAGCCAGAGCTGCTCGTCGCCTCTTCTCTCTGGTTCGATGCCCGCCGTGGGAGCTTTCACGTGAAAACTTTGACGCCGTCTTGGGCCTTAAGGCCTGGTCCGACAAGCCGGCGCGCGACTTCTCAACGGTCGCGAGGTACATCGACGAGAACCTCATCTCCGTTCATTGCCCAGTCCGCCCGGAACTAAAAAGGAAGGAGTCGTCAGCGTTGCTCGGCTCGCTGCAGGAACGCCAGCACGCCGAGAAGCTACCGGACCTTTCCGCGCTACTTGAACTGACGCGAATCGTCTTCCAGGAGACGCCCCAGACCTACATGGACGCAGTTCGCTTCGGTGTCGTGAAACTGGCTCTGTTCACGGGACTGCGAATCGAGGAGGTGCTGACGATACCCGCCGACTGCTTGGTTTGGGATGAACACCTCGACATAGTCACCGGCCGCCCGGCCGGAACGGTGGGCGGCGTCTCACGCTCCTTGCGACTGCACTATTACGCCGAGAAGCACATCGACGGCGCCCCAAATCTGCTTGTTGAGGCACACCAGCATGTGCCCGCGATGTTCGAAGATGTTGTGGTCTCAACGGTCACTGAGATGGTAGAGATTGTCGGCCCCGTCCGAGAGCTGCTGCGCCTGCAACAGCAGAACCCCAGCCGATTTCCTGACTCGGATTGCCGGATTTTTCGTACCTCCTCCGGGAGGCCAGTTTGGACTAGCGACCGCCTATTTCTGAGCCTGGGGCGGAGCACGGCAGGACGAACTTACCCGCTCCAGCTTCCCCTTCAAGAGGACACAGAAATCAAGCCGATGCTGTACCCGGGAATGCTCATCGCGCTAGGACGTCATGCAGGCCGGTCGATGTTCAGTGTGTACGGACGGTCGCCTGAGTCGAAGTTGATGTCAATCAAGCCGCACAGTCTTCGGCATCTCATGAACACAGAGATGTTCCGTAAGAATGTGCCTGACACCATCATTACGCACCAGTTCGGTCGACGGACCGTCGCTCAGAGCTACGAGTATGACCATCGCAACCTCGCAGAGAAGTTGAGCTTCGTCAAACTGCCGCCTGCAGCGTCCAAGGTCCTTCCCGCAGGAAGCGCCAAGGAATTGGTGGGCAAGATGGTCGTCAGTGGTATGGCGCTGCAAAGCCATTTGGGGCAATCGTTTAAGCGCATCCAGCACGAGAGCGGTGATGAAGCAGCCTTCATCTACTTGGCGGCCAACGCAGATGGCTTCCACGTCACGCCGTACGGTTTCTGCACCAACAGCTTCTCTGTCAATCCCTGCACTCGACACCTCAAGTGCTTCGACCAGTGCAAGCACTTTACGGCCAGCGGGGTCGCTGAGCACCGGGTGACTCTTGAAGACCTTCGCTCGAAGCTCGTGGCGATGCGGGACGCGGCTCGTTGCAAGCCGGCCACCACCGTGGGGCGCAAGAACCAGATTGCCCATGCCGAGCGGCTGATTGCTGGTGTGTCGGCTGCGCTTCACGCCCAACCGAACCAATCCGTCTTCGCAGACGGCATCGACCATTCCACCCTGAAAGAGGACATCTTCAAATGAGGCTGCTCTTAGACCCCAAGAACGAGGAGCTGGCCGACATCCTCAACACGCTACTCACCGACAACATCGACATCACAGCGCGGGAGGTGGCACGGCGCCACAGCACGTTGAAGAACCCTTCAGCGTTCACGCGCAATGAGGCTAGAAGCGCGCTCATCGCTGCGGCCCAGGCACAGCAGCAAGGAGTACGCAAAATCGTCGCCGGAGGTGGAGGCGCCGGCAGTCTGCAAGACCAGGCCGCAGGCTACCGGCAGGACATCAAGCGGCTGGAAGCCCAGCTCACGCATATGGTGGCAGCCCACGCCGGCCTCATCCGCGCGGTTCAAATGGCCGGAGGCGGGCCTGCACTTGAGCGGTTCTGGCGAGACTACAAGGCGGTGGGCGACGCGGTACACAGCCTTTCAGCAGCCAACGCCGAGCGTCCAGTAACGCATCTGCCCTTGCGCGTCGTCAAGATGTCAGACGGAACGGCAGATTGAAAGGTCGGAGCCGACCTGCCTGGGTTGAGTTTTTGCAGCAAATCCACAATGCGTTCGCATAACAAACCTCCACTGATTCGCGTCGCCAATCCACCACCTAATCGCGCAGTGGCAACAGCAATGAGCGCTGATGTAGCCGAAGAAAGCTAGCGCCAGCGCAACTGTGTTGGTGTTCCTGTGATGGCAGCTATCGGCCAGAAGCAGACATTCGTTTTGCTATTTATATTCTATTGAGCCTAAATCCGGAGAATGGAGAATCAAATCTGCAAGGCTTGCCACCGGACCGCTTAACGAAGTTTCTGAGCGATGTACGAGATAAAGATCTTTGTAAACATCTTCTTCAATCGGAATTGCATGTAACCATCCGCTTGCCTGTTCATGCTTGACCGCGCTTTCCATCACAAGCGAGATTCCTAGCCCTGCGTGGACCGCGTGTTTGACCGCCTCGGTGCTACCTAACTGCATACCCACTGTGAACTCTGCCGAGTCGGCACCGGCATATTGTTGTAGTAGGCGCCCAGTTCCGGTAGCCGCTTCGCCTCCAAGCAAGTTCTGGGATTTTAACCACTTAAGTGGAATGGTCGACTCGGCAGCCCAAGGATGGCCGGGGCGAACAATGACAACCATCCTCTCGCGCCGCCATACTGTTGAGACGAACCCAGGACGTGAGTCCCACCACTCCATTACCGCTACATCCACTTCAAGCGTTTCCAGCAAAGCGGCAATCTCGATATTTTTGCCGATCCTCACATCGATCTTGTTTGCTAATTTATCTTGGAGCGCCTTGATATAGGGTTGTAAAAGATAAATGCCGATATTGGAGCTTGCACCAACGACCAGGCTTTTATTGTGGAGGGCTGCCGTAGCCTTATGGCTAGTACGGAGCAATTGTTCCGCATAGGGGAAAAAATCTTTCCCTCCAATGTCAGGCTTTGCGGCATTGTTGCGCGGTCAATCAGCCGGGCCTGCAAAGACTGCTCCAGCCGCTTGATATGCTGCGTTACTGTTGGCTGGGACAATCCAGTTTGCTTCGCCGCTTCGCGAAAGCCCCCGCATTTGACGACGGCAATGAACGTCGCCACACGCTCCAGATCTATCACGCCGCCTTTACTCCCGGATACGGCTGATTAATCGCGCCCATCGGTTTTTCACCAGCGAGTGCCTGGATGATGTTCATCGCTGCCTGCCGCTCGATTTCAAGCCGAACTTCCTTGACCGCCGATCCCAAATGCGGCGTAAAAAACGTTTGTGCCGTATTGTCGAGCAGCGCCTTGGGGATAGCCTGCGGGCGATCAGCGCGTATCCATTCTTCCATCTCGAAGACATCGGCTGCATATCCAGCTAGTTTTCCAGACGCCAGTGCTGCTATCACCGCATTCTCATCCACGACCGAGCCGCGACATGCATTGATCAGGTAGCTACCGGTTTTCATCTTGGCCAACGCGGTGGCATCGATTAGATGCAGTGTCTCTGCGGCCATCGGAACCATCGGCACGACATAATCACATTTTCGAGCAGTTCATCGAGCGTGACGCGCTGTACGTGCCAAGCCTTTTCTTGTTCGGCATTGAGCGGAATCGGATCGCAATACAAGAGATTCATTTCAAAGCCAGCCAAGCGCTGGGCGATTGCACGGCCGACCGCCCCCATACCAATGATGCCAAGCGTTTTTCCTGTCAAACCAGAGCCATATAGTGTCGGCCGCCAGCCTTGGAAGTGTCCGCTACGGATTTGCCTATCGCCTTCCAGCATATGCCTTGTCAAACCGAGAAGAAGGCCGATAGTCAGTTCAGCGGTCGGGATCGTAAGCAAATCCGGCACAATCGTAAGCCATACACCGTGGCGTGTGCAGGCGTTGACATCGAAGTTATCATAGCCTTTAAGCGCGGCGCCGATGACACGCAGCTTTGGACATTCCTCGAGAAACGCGCTGTCGATGCTGTCCGGCATGAAAGCCATGAGTGCATCCGCATCTTTGGCTCGCGCAATTACCTCAGAACGCGGCAAGGTTTCCCGTGTGGTGTTGGGGATAACATCGGCGCTAGCGGACAACAATTCGATGATTTCCGGGTGCACCCAGTGGGTGAGGACGACTTTGGGCTTCATAAAAACCTTTGTAAGCTTTGGGAGTTATTTGAACTTGCGACGCAGGAAGGAGCTGAAGGCGTCGACGAGGGTAACCATGCCTAAAATAACCAGCAAAATAGCCGAGACATCCTGGTATTGCATGATGCGCAGAGAGCCCATCAGCTCGAACCCGATTCCACCGGCGCCGACCATGCCCATCACGGTCGAAGCACGGAAGTTGTATTCCCATCGATAGATCGCGGTATCGGCCATTTGCGGAAGCACTTGGGGAAAGATCCCATGAAAAATCACCTGCAATGGCGTGCAGCCCGCTGCATGCGCGGCTTCTACCGGTGCCGGATCGGCATGTTCGATCGATTCCGAAAAAAATTTGGCGATCATGCCAACCGAATGTAAGCCTAGGGCTAAAACACCCGGCAATGCGCCGAAGCCAACGGCTGCCACGAACAGGATGCCCATGATCAGTTCGGGT from Cupriavidus sp. EM10 carries:
- a CDS encoding tyrosine-type recombinase/integrase, translated to MLAAMGRMRAPRLGGFRFIRALPKTTLLDLLEVAHPSSPRNPFKGYQTRVRNWLIVNLMLLAGLRRGEALLLACDSLKEDVDPESGEVVRWLDITTVFENDPRSTTPRIKTLESHRQIPVSEDLALLYQHFAAEHRPTDAGHGFLLTTKAGAPLSAEALSKVFRKLTDALAPEAIQSLFDRSGGKTNISPHDLRHTCATARYTMFMELNPDRELAIQRMRAFFGWSARSAMPEHYARAAIQDDLMQAWNTLFAEKTSLMRGISA
- a CDS encoding site-specific integrase, with translation MNHAIEIALPQPQSEHGGKSPLDWKWPAAPALMTLFDKYSGRESVVRLADRHWEVFAAGSTVRLEFAEGQVGELQRALVLLTRRASSPAPFRTFANVLIAKWPAILELLATPAEKLRETWTTVLSHPLETNVAKAVLKLACKAGAGHWRAVHMPLVKSLDTFVKEGLRQNKRSIGKRERVASVDAQAAIVRVLDAAASEDDLTDRQVEGAVALLITYQHGMRPVQALCLDVTHVRFFRDASDDLACVLSFHAAKQTPGNEFELLRQVKPEWVPLVARLHATALAHGRLRLFNATGPITFWDRAVVLCKRFSVQLDSTARSLRHTGAQTLADAGHDRASIQAFLGHKSAEAASHYIRASFKQAELINTALGASKLYNSLLDISTGSFVSADEIQLAPEDQQIGAVVGYRLVAGVGLCKAGQSSCAYNPVTSCYGCPKFMPSLDRESHVEAIEGMRDQVRLYLKQGISDETPAYRQLTRALAGAQQALTLIDDRPKNHG
- a CDS encoding LysR substrate-binding domain-containing protein, which translates into the protein MLRTSHKATAALHNKSLVVGASSNIGIYLLQPYIKALQDKLANKIDVRIGKNIEIAALLETLEVDVAVMEWWDSRPGFVSTVWRRERMVVIVRPGHPWAAESTIPLKWLKSQNLLGGEAATGTGRLLQQYAGADSAEFTVGMQLGSTEAVKHAVHAGLGISLVMESAVKHEQASGWLHAIPIEEDVYKDLYLVHRSETSLSGPVASLADLILHSPDLGSIEYK
- the phnE gene encoding phosphonate ABC transporter, permease protein PhnE, whose translation is MQADFGLILAERQRVWNRTILQFAVVLAIVIGCWYYVGLFDAERLKDGMPSLVKIAGEMFPPNFSQAGTWVKPVLDTLAMSIAGTAIAVLLSIPLGVLAARNTSPHPLVYQATRGLLNALRSIPELIMGILFVAAVGFGALPGVLALGLHSVGMIAKFFSESIEHADPAPVEAAHAAGCTPLQVIFHGIFPQVLPQMADTAIYRWEYNFRASTVMGMVGAGGIGFELMGSLRIMQYQDVSAILLVILGMVTLVDAFSSFLRRKFK